A segment of the Arachis hypogaea cultivar Tifrunner chromosome 5, arahy.Tifrunner.gnm2.J5K5, whole genome shotgun sequence genome:
GGGCCACGAACACCTTATAAATTGAGTCCATAAGAAAGACCAAAATGTAATATAAAACACTTACCATCAACATGCTTTAGTGTTTCTTTTCCTCGCTTAGTGATGTTCCCATAACAATAATATCAGATTATGTGCAAAGTAATATCAGTACTATTCAGCCATGGTCTCTTATGAATATAATTTGTCAATGTGCGTATTATTCTTTAAGATTGAATCCTTTTTCTAGTTAAAGCTAAAATAGCTAAATATAGAAATTTTATAGATTTTGTATTATCTAAGCTAAtgggtgagaaaattttgaattatgtaATAACATAGCAAATATTTGTTACCCTGCTTATGAGTCTTTCAAAGGCTTCTGTTCCATGCTCTTCCATGTATCTCTCAGCCGCGGTCAAAACATCGTCTTGCTTGCTGAATATGTTCTTTCTTGGAACATACCACATGTGAGAAGTTCGTGGCATCTGCGGCAGGTGCGGAAGTTGTGGGTTCATATAGAAAGGTCTAATGTATTGCTTATAAACATGCGCTGCGCCATTAAAGTGTGGAAGAACCAACCAGCAACTAAGTATCAACTTGGCATAGGGCCATATGGCAAGCCTGAAAATTAGCAGCATTGTTAAAGTACAAATACAAAAGGCAAACATCATAGGAGTTCAACTAACATTGATGGTTCTTAAAAGTGTGAAGCCAATGTGCCACTCAAACGTAGTAGACAAGGCAGCTTTTGTCTAAAGAATGAAAAATTGACATTTAGAATTTGAACTATTTAGATAggaaaaactaccatttgtacccataaatttTGCGAAcgttgacaaaagtacccattaaACAAGAAAACTAACGTTGTACCTATGAAAGATGGGTTCCGTGTGACAATAGTACCCAAATCGTGATTTttcgttgactttttaataaaattcccaaattaccccttctatcttcttccccaaattccaaatttcacaaccctCATCCTTCGTCTTCCTCCTCTGCTGCTACCAGCCACCAGGCATGATCTCTTTGGCGCTTGGGAACATCAGCAGCAAGAAGCTGTTGTTGGATAGAGGTGAGTTGTTGCTGCCTCTCGCGGCGCTTGGAAGCGGGAACCCAAGTGCTCTTCACATGGGTTTGGCAATCGAAGCCACGGCTCTTGCAGCATGTCCTGCACCGCATGTGAGGGCAATCCTTCTTCGCCTGGTTCCCACAGTCCTAGCAGCTAATCCCACCTGCTCCACTTGCTGCTCCGCTCCCCACGGCCGACGCCGTCACCAGGAAGGCCGATCTCGAGGGTGACTGATCGTTGGACACGGTGGTTGGACCCACTCCTAGAGCAGCCGCGAAGCTGTAAAGATCTTGCTTGAGGTATGAGGTCGTGTTCcggttggtgatgatgatgatgatggttccACAGCTCCAAGCCACTTCGGTACGAGGAAAAGTCTTCATTCTTGTACCAGTAAAAGGTGTCGGAGGGAGGAAACGTCTTCATGCCTGGTGGCTGGCAGCAGCAGAGGAGGAAGACGAAGGATGagggttgtgaaatttggaatttgggaaagaagatagaaggggtaatttggaaattttattaaaaagtcaacgaaAAATCACGATTTGGGTACTATTGTCACacggaacccatctttcatgggtacaacattaattttcttgtttgatgggtACTTTTGTTAGCGTTCGCAAAATTCATGGTtacaaatggtagtttttccTATTTAGATATTAGTAACTACTATTATAGTTTTAAATGAACATTCAAAAACTAATGTGATTAAAATTCGTCGGATGCATGTTAGAGATGTTGTCTAATTGCTTTCAAAACTACTTTTTCTTTACAACCCATGTAATAATTTCTTTCAAAACTACCTTTTCTTTTTACTACCCAAGTAATGTTATGCATCTTTTATTCCTCATGGTAATCAATTtggtttaaaatttttcaatgctcttaacaatttaaaaataaaaataaaaaaacatacacTTCAAGAACTTTGGCAAAAGTGAGCTCAAAGAGTGTTATCAAAGAATAGAGAACCCAATATGTGAGCCATTGTTGGTCATCAGCAATTGACCTGGTCTCTATGGCCTGGATTGAAGCATATCTGTTCAAAAAGGACAAAAGggaatgtcaaaaaaaaaaaattcacacatATAAtgctctaaaaaaaatatattaataaaaataaaatatcacaaAAGCAAAAAGCATACTTACAAAGGGTAAACGAGGGTAACTAAGGGCCTAAACAAAGGAAACAGAAATAAACAATGTAAGAAACAGATCAAAACAACAACTCAGTGTAGTTTCAAAAAATGTCTGAATCTGAAGCATGTAATGAAATCAGAGCTCTAAAAGGGTAAAGAGAGACATACAGTGCAAGAACGTCGAAGTTCTTGGCAATGACGTGGAGGAAATTGTTTTCAGAAGCCCCCATGTGTGTGCTGCAATGAAGATGTTGCGTTTTCTGCACTCTGTTGTTGGTTTTGAACTGAGAAAGAGGGTTTGGAGTTTAGACCGAGagtggggagagagagagggaagaacAGTGTCTTGAAGAGGAGAGTGACACGAAAAAAcaaaagtaaatttaaaaaagaaaagaaatcaaattGTGGGAAAAAGTTGACAATGGGGTCCTTGAGAGACCAGAGTTCACACTCCTTGGAAAGTACTGACTTTTTGGGAGAATCTTTTACTATTATGCACCGAAAATAAAATTCGATCTTCTTCAGGTTTTTTTTTGGAGTACAAGTGTTTGGGTTTGGGAATAGTTGAGGAAACTAAAAGTGATATATTTGATTCGGGATCTTCTTAAAATTACACGTTAATTTGAAACCCAACTTTTCTTTTACAAATAATCgatcaacaaaaaaattatacatctaaaaaataaaaatccataaTAACTGATTATTGTTTCTGCTTTAAGATTTATGGTTGATTAAGTTCTATTTATCAAAAAAGTTAAATAACATATATTGGATTGTTTTATAAAGTATATCTATCACTAATAAAAAGGGTGAGATCGCGTAACTATTACATATCAATATGCTAACAGGTCTAATAATTCGTgttatacataaaaattatttttaattgttatataatttattgattttgtACCTAAAATTACGGCtcagtaaataaaaaattacaaagttTTATGAAATGTCGGCTAGGTTTCTTTAGAAATAGAGATCGGTTATATTAGAGAGACAAAAATAAcggtaacaattaataaatattaaataagacaaattatgactattttaattatttatttttgttattaaatattttcatatTGAGATATaatacaaacaacaacaacaacaacaaagtcttgtcccactaagtggggtcggctacatgaatcaaacaacgccattgtgctctgtcatgtatcatgtctacagagagaccgtttacatgtagatctcgtttgaccacctcatggatggtcttcttaggtcttcctctgcctttcgccctttgtccatcttccatctcatccaccctcctgactggatgttctatcggtcttcttctcacatgtccaaaccacctgagacgcgattcaaccatcttttccacaataggtgctactccaactctctcccttatatcttcattccttattttatccaatcgcgtatgaccactcatccatctcaacatcttcatctctgccacactcagcttatgttcgtgctcccctttagccgcccaacactccgtaccatacagcatagccggtcttatagcggtgcgatagaatttacctttaagttttaaaggcacttttttgtcgcatataaaaccagatgcactccgccattttgaccaacctgcttggatcctatgatttacatcatgttcaatctctccattatcctgtatgatgcacccaagatacttaaaacttttaacttttcgtagggtgttctctccaattttcacctctatattggagttttcccttctcagactgaacttacattccatatattccgtcttgctacggcttatgcgcagaccatacacttctagagcttctctccataactccaacttcttatttaggtcttcccttgactctcccataaggacgatatcatcggcaaaaagcatgcaccatggcacaggctcttggatgtgctctgtgagtacttctaagactaatgtgaaaaggtatgg
Coding sequences within it:
- the LOC112801535 gene encoding HVA22-like protein c; translated protein: MGASENNFLHVIAKNFDVLALPLVTLVYPLYASIQAIETRSIADDQQWLTYWVLYSLITLFELTFAKVLEVLAIWPYAKLILSCWLVLPHFNGAAHVYKQYIRPFYMNPQLPHLPQMPRTSHMWYVPRKNIFSKQDDVLTAAERYMEEHGTEAFERLISRDREARARHHGAYTNGNYTIFNDDFIY